The following coding sequences lie in one Populus trichocarpa isolate Nisqually-1 chromosome 14, P.trichocarpa_v4.1, whole genome shotgun sequence genomic window:
- the LOC7455377 gene encoding uncharacterized protein LOC7455377, translating to MAENHRPNPAFEKESIIMQHGIFALLVGTLNNQIQVKYQSIKGSPFDSHDVIMSVFLVALFIYATASVAEVMLRAREATYYTLVGNLRLFASALAAILLLAILAPILGCVISVVWACLFLGVAYESSREMSNILSQLTSKLHDMLSRLIARVRSRKEEPNQPRV from the exons ATGGCAGAAAACCACAGGCCAAATCCTGCTTTCGAAAAAGAAAG CATTATTATGCAACATGGAATATTTGCCCTCCTGGTTGGGACGCTAAACAATCAAATCCAAGTGAAGTACCAGTCAATTAAAGGCTCTCCATTCGACAGCCACGACGTTATTATGTCAGTTTTCCTTGTTGCTCTGTTTATATATGCCACGGCATCGGTGGCCGAAGTTATGCTCCGAGCTCGAGAAGCAACTTACTACACACTGGTTGGCAATCTCCGACTCTTTGCCAGTGCCCTTGCTGCGATATTGCTTCTTGCTATTCTTGCTCCAATTCTGGGGTGCGTTATTTCCGTCGTATGGGCCTGTTTATTTTTGGGAGTCGCATATGAATCAAGCCGAGAGATGTCCAACATTTTAAGCCAGTTAACTAGTAAGTTGCATGACATGTTGTCCAGGCTAATTGCACGCGTGAGGAGCCGCAAGGAGGAACCAAATCAGCCACGTGTCTAG